The Henckelia pumila isolate YLH828 chromosome 2, ASM3356847v2, whole genome shotgun sequence genome includes a window with the following:
- the LOC140882423 gene encoding uncharacterized protein isoform X1 — MRAMASTPPISHFRPLLDFQMDGKIAKELYSGVVQSTSIEDIGSTSTQAYQNLHESEPGDLWYDDDASSHESSVEKLKTPSYMDREWQRRHDQFHTIGYRDGLIAGKEASAQEGFNIGFKDSVSIGYNWGFARGITSAMAFLPRGLKEKMVETEETRNKFQRLQESIHSLSTTDALKLFHEYQKRKAGNQDEDATLKATDANLNSQIRDIDVLQNYYRELWSLVDESPLVDVRIQNESIEKSLFTP; from the exons ATGCGGGCAATGGCTTCGACACCACCCATTTCACATTTCCGGCCTCTGCTTGACTTCCAG ATGGATGGAAAAATAGCTAAAGAGCTCTACTCCGGCGTCGTGCAGTCGACTAGTATTGAAGACATAGGATCAACTTCAACCCAAGCTTATCAAAATCTGCATG AAAGTGAACCAGGTGATTTGTGGTATGATGATGATGCTTCTTCTCATGAAAGCTCTGTTGAGAAGTTAAAGACACCATCTTATATGGATAGGGAGTGGCAAAGGAGGCATGATCAATTCCATACG ATTGGCTATCGAGATGGTCTGATAGCTGGAAAGGAAGCTTCTGCACAAGAAGGATTCAATATTGGCTTTAAGGATTCAGTATCCATCGGCTACAATTGGGGTTTTGCCAGAGGGATTACTAG TGCTATGGCTTTTCTTCCCCGTGGATTAAAGGAAAAGATGGTTGAAACCGAGGAAACGAGAAACAAGTTCCAACGCTTGCAGGAATCCATTCATTCTCTCTCGACAACAGATGCTCTAAAACTTTTCCACGAATACCAGAAAAGGAAGGCGGGAAACCAGGACGAGGATGCTACTCTCAAAGCCACCGATGCGAATTTGAATAGCCAAATTCGAGACATCGACGTTTTACAGAATTACTATAGAGAGTTGTGGTCACTTGTGGATGAATCTCCTCTTGTGGATGTGAGGATTCAAAACGAATCAATTGAAAAATCTTTGTTTACTCCTTAG
- the LOC140882423 gene encoding uncharacterized protein isoform X2 — protein sequence MDGKIAKELYSGVVQSTSIEDIGSTSTQAYQNLHESEPGDLWYDDDASSHESSVEKLKTPSYMDREWQRRHDQFHTIGYRDGLIAGKEASAQEGFNIGFKDSVSIGYNWGFARGITSAMAFLPRGLKEKMVETEETRNKFQRLQESIHSLSTTDALKLFHEYQKRKAGNQDEDATLKATDANLNSQIRDIDVLQNYYRELWSLVDESPLVDVRIQNESIEKSLFTP from the exons ATGGATGGAAAAATAGCTAAAGAGCTCTACTCCGGCGTCGTGCAGTCGACTAGTATTGAAGACATAGGATCAACTTCAACCCAAGCTTATCAAAATCTGCATG AAAGTGAACCAGGTGATTTGTGGTATGATGATGATGCTTCTTCTCATGAAAGCTCTGTTGAGAAGTTAAAGACACCATCTTATATGGATAGGGAGTGGCAAAGGAGGCATGATCAATTCCATACG ATTGGCTATCGAGATGGTCTGATAGCTGGAAAGGAAGCTTCTGCACAAGAAGGATTCAATATTGGCTTTAAGGATTCAGTATCCATCGGCTACAATTGGGGTTTTGCCAGAGGGATTACTAG TGCTATGGCTTTTCTTCCCCGTGGATTAAAGGAAAAGATGGTTGAAACCGAGGAAACGAGAAACAAGTTCCAACGCTTGCAGGAATCCATTCATTCTCTCTCGACAACAGATGCTCTAAAACTTTTCCACGAATACCAGAAAAGGAAGGCGGGAAACCAGGACGAGGATGCTACTCTCAAAGCCACCGATGCGAATTTGAATAGCCAAATTCGAGACATCGACGTTTTACAGAATTACTATAGAGAGTTGTGGTCACTTGTGGATGAATCTCCTCTTGTGGATGTGAGGATTCAAAACGAATCAATTGAAAAATCTTTGTTTACTCCTTAG
- the LOC140882423 gene encoding uncharacterized protein isoform X3: MRAMASTPPISHFRPLLDFQMDGKIAKELYSGVVQSTSIEDIGSTSTQAYQNLHESEPGDLWYDDDASSHESSVEKLKTPSYMDREWQRRHDQFHTIGYRDGLIAGKEASAQEGFNIGFKDSVSIGYNWGFARGITSLPLCVIVLWLFFPVD, translated from the exons ATGCGGGCAATGGCTTCGACACCACCCATTTCACATTTCCGGCCTCTGCTTGACTTCCAG ATGGATGGAAAAATAGCTAAAGAGCTCTACTCCGGCGTCGTGCAGTCGACTAGTATTGAAGACATAGGATCAACTTCAACCCAAGCTTATCAAAATCTGCATG AAAGTGAACCAGGTGATTTGTGGTATGATGATGATGCTTCTTCTCATGAAAGCTCTGTTGAGAAGTTAAAGACACCATCTTATATGGATAGGGAGTGGCAAAGGAGGCATGATCAATTCCATACG ATTGGCTATCGAGATGGTCTGATAGCTGGAAAGGAAGCTTCTGCACAAGAAGGATTCAATATTGGCTTTAAGGATTCAGTATCCATCGGCTACAATTGGGGTTTTGCCAGAGGGATTACTAG TTTACCACTTTGTGTTATAGTGCTATGGCTTTTCTTCCCCGTGGATTAA